A region of Pleionea litopenaei DNA encodes the following proteins:
- a CDS encoding 16S rRNA (uracil(1498)-N(3))-methyltransferase — MTQRINRVYQACELNVDTQMNLDEDAVRHLVTVLKSRVGDAIILFNGDGYDYRATITHVAKREAAVQVHEKALPANESPLDIHLFQAVARGDKMDWVIQKAVEMGVQSITPLFTVRTGVKLPEDRLRKKMAHWQKIIISACEQSGRSRLPTLRQAISLNELVQSDICWPHSIILDPHHGQSIMRLPQYTQYNIFVGPEGGFSDEESSMLRQQQCLSVQLGPRILRTETAGLAICSVLQARFGDF, encoded by the coding sequence ATGACGCAACGAATAAATCGAGTTTATCAAGCGTGTGAATTAAACGTTGATACCCAAATGAACCTCGATGAAGACGCCGTTCGCCATTTAGTGACCGTATTAAAATCGCGGGTTGGCGATGCAATTATTTTATTCAACGGTGACGGCTATGATTATCGAGCAACCATTACTCACGTCGCTAAGCGTGAAGCCGCCGTACAAGTGCATGAAAAAGCGTTGCCAGCAAATGAGTCGCCGTTAGACATACATTTATTCCAAGCGGTTGCTCGTGGCGACAAGATGGACTGGGTTATACAGAAAGCCGTCGAGATGGGTGTGCAATCAATTACTCCCCTATTTACTGTTCGAACGGGCGTAAAGTTACCCGAAGACCGTCTACGAAAAAAAATGGCTCACTGGCAAAAAATAATTATTAGTGCATGTGAACAGTCAGGCCGAAGTCGTCTTCCTACGCTAAGACAAGCAATCTCTCTGAATGAACTTGTTCAATCAGATATTTGTTGGCCTCATTCGATTATTCTTGATCCACATCATGGTCAATCAATCATGCGGCTGCCTCAATATACTCAATACAACATTTTTGTTGGGCCTGAAGGAGGCTTTAGTGATGAAGAGAGCTCGATGCTTAGGCAACAGCAGTGTTTAAGCGTTCAATTAGGACCGAGAATATTGCGAACCGAAACGGCGGGATTGGCCATTTGCAGTGTTCTTCAAGCGAGATTTGGTGATTTTTAG
- a CDS encoding antibiotic biosynthesis monooxygenase family protein — protein sequence MIRVIIERQLKPGCYEEYATVIRRAKKEAARKQGFMGGELYFDQADTNRIYIIAAWDTIQHWEQWDKSAERKSLTQELAELMSGPEKVTVLTSRR from the coding sequence ATGATTCGAGTGATAATTGAGCGTCAATTGAAGCCCGGCTGTTATGAAGAGTATGCGACAGTGATTCGTCGTGCTAAAAAAGAAGCGGCGCGCAAGCAAGGCTTTATGGGCGGAGAGCTCTATTTTGATCAAGCCGATACGAACCGAATTTACATCATCGCTGCTTGGGACACCATTCAACACTGGGAGCAGTGGGATAAGAGCGCTGAGCGTAAAAGTCTGACGCAAGAGCTGGCAGAGTTAATGTCAGGCCCAGAAAAAGTGACTGTATTAACCAGTCGCCGATAG
- a CDS encoding adenosylmethionine--8-amino-7-oxononanoate transaminase translates to MPSHAPKARSLSQRDLDVIWHPCTQMKEHEQYPLLPMVRGEGVYLVDDQGQKYIDAVSSWWVNIFGHGRQEIREAVKAQVDQLEHVIFAGCSNLPAIELAEKLVAITPPSLNRVFYADCGSAAVEVALKMSFQYWKNVGEPQRTKFIALENGYHGETMGALSVGDVALYKETFGPLLFETIMAPSPDCFHREEGESWYDYSLRQADKMAELLERHHQETCAVILEPLVQCAGNMRMYHPVYLKRIRQLCDTYKVHLIFDEIAVGFGRTGTLFACEQADVEPDFMCVSKGITGGFLPLAAVLTSDRIYQAFYDEYSTLKGFLHSHSYTGNPIACAAGVATLSLFEQQPVLQNNQALIAKMAKATERFNEHPNVAEVRQTGMILAIEMVKNKAKKIPFDWRERRGIKVYQHALTRGALLRPLGNVIYFMPPYVITEDEIDHLAQVAWEGLDIAVND, encoded by the coding sequence ATGCCCTCACACGCCCCTAAGGCCCGCTCGCTTTCGCAGCGAGATCTCGACGTCATATGGCACCCTTGTACACAAATGAAAGAGCATGAGCAGTACCCCTTATTGCCTATGGTTCGTGGTGAGGGTGTTTATCTTGTCGACGACCAAGGTCAAAAATATATCGATGCAGTCAGTAGCTGGTGGGTTAATATTTTTGGTCATGGGCGACAAGAGATTCGCGAGGCCGTTAAAGCTCAAGTTGACCAACTAGAACACGTTATCTTTGCCGGCTGCTCTAATCTACCGGCCATTGAACTCGCCGAGAAATTGGTCGCTATAACACCGCCTTCGCTTAATCGTGTGTTTTATGCTGATTGTGGCTCGGCTGCTGTAGAAGTCGCATTAAAAATGAGCTTTCAGTACTGGAAAAATGTTGGAGAGCCACAGCGAACTAAATTCATTGCCTTAGAGAATGGCTATCATGGTGAAACCATGGGCGCATTATCCGTTGGCGATGTTGCATTGTACAAAGAAACGTTTGGACCACTTTTGTTCGAAACCATTATGGCGCCTTCTCCTGATTGTTTTCATCGTGAAGAAGGCGAATCTTGGTACGATTATTCGTTACGGCAAGCCGATAAAATGGCCGAACTATTAGAGCGCCACCATCAAGAAACCTGTGCGGTAATTCTAGAACCCTTAGTGCAATGCGCTGGAAATATGCGTATGTACCATCCTGTTTATCTAAAACGCATCCGACAACTCTGCGATACTTATAAGGTGCATTTGATCTTTGATGAAATTGCGGTGGGTTTTGGACGAACTGGGACATTATTCGCCTGCGAGCAAGCCGACGTCGAGCCGGACTTTATGTGTGTGTCTAAGGGCATTACCGGTGGATTTTTACCATTGGCTGCCGTGTTAACCTCCGACCGAATTTATCAAGCGTTTTACGATGAATACTCAACCTTAAAAGGCTTCTTGCATTCTCACAGTTATACTGGAAATCCAATTGCTTGTGCCGCGGGCGTTGCTACGCTCTCTCTCTTTGAGCAACAACCTGTTCTGCAAAATAATCAAGCGCTCATTGCAAAAATGGCAAAAGCGACCGAGCGATTTAACGAGCATCCGAACGTTGCAGAAGTGCGTCAAACAGGCATGATATTGGCGATAGAAATGGTCAAGAATAAAGCCAAAAAAATTCCGTTTGATTGGCGAGAACGTCGTGGAATAAAAGTGTATCAACATGCACTTACTCGGGGGGCATTATTGCGTCCTCTAGGTAATGTCATTTATTTTATGCCGCCTTATGTGATTACAGAAGATGAAATAGACCATTTAGCTCAAGTGGCTTGGGAAGGTCTAGATATTGCGGTTAACGATTAA
- a CDS encoding M28 family peptidase produces MQNSSNFFALILCVMLSGCQPSSPEQTKAPKYPEATPSALKAHIEFLASDLLEGRDTGSRGYDIAANYVVSHFMQYGLTPAGDNGSYLQQVTFRQRQLVVEETTFSVSGDQSYTLSLPNDFVTSGSSMATQQKVSAPLYFVGYGISAPHLNHDDYADIDVTGKIVVIVNDKPSALPSEEAAHFVSGHQRALAAAKHGAVGIIYLQTEQGEQRYSFERLKGRINRPSLNWLTGEGQVGNLIPEIKVGALLSIQAAEKLLSKAPFNYATISQKLTDQEPLPKFEVGITANLQVTTKHSEITSPNVVGIVEGTDPQLKNEYVVYSAHLDHIGVHSDSTSQEDVINNGAMDNASGTAIMLETARLFSENPPKRSVLFVAVTGEEKGLLGSDYFAQHPTVPIDQLVANINLDMPLILYPIGDVIAFGAEHSTMSRYVQNAAEKVGLQLSPDPMPEQNIFVRSDHYSFVKQGVPSVFLVPGFKSLDESIDGGKIFQKFFHQHYHQPSDEATLPIDYEAGAKFTQVNYLIGTEIANSDNRPNWNEGDFFGDTFGQNK; encoded by the coding sequence ATGCAAAACTCTTCAAACTTTTTCGCTTTGATTCTCTGTGTCATGCTAAGTGGCTGCCAACCGTCTAGCCCAGAGCAAACCAAAGCCCCAAAGTATCCTGAGGCGACTCCATCAGCACTCAAAGCGCATATCGAATTTTTAGCCAGTGATCTCCTCGAGGGACGAGACACAGGATCTCGCGGTTATGACATTGCCGCAAACTATGTTGTGTCGCATTTTATGCAATACGGTCTGACGCCAGCCGGTGATAACGGCAGCTACCTTCAGCAAGTTACCTTTCGTCAACGCCAGCTGGTCGTTGAGGAAACCACGTTTTCAGTGTCCGGAGATCAGTCATACACCTTGAGCCTTCCAAACGATTTCGTAACCAGCGGAAGCAGTATGGCAACCCAACAGAAAGTTTCGGCGCCACTTTATTTTGTTGGCTATGGCATTAGTGCTCCTCACCTCAATCACGACGATTACGCCGATATTGACGTGACTGGGAAAATCGTGGTGATCGTCAATGACAAGCCGAGCGCGTTACCGTCTGAAGAAGCTGCGCATTTTGTCTCTGGACATCAGCGAGCTCTTGCCGCGGCAAAACACGGGGCTGTTGGAATTATCTATTTACAGACCGAGCAGGGAGAGCAACGCTACAGCTTTGAGCGACTTAAAGGTCGTATTAACCGCCCCTCTCTCAATTGGTTGACGGGTGAAGGACAGGTTGGAAATTTAATTCCAGAAATAAAGGTTGGCGCACTCTTGAGTATCCAGGCTGCTGAAAAGCTGCTGTCTAAGGCACCCTTTAACTATGCAACCATCAGCCAAAAACTGACGGATCAAGAACCCTTACCTAAGTTTGAAGTTGGTATCACGGCCAACTTACAAGTCACCACCAAACACAGCGAAATCACTAGCCCTAATGTGGTAGGCATTGTTGAAGGAACAGACCCGCAACTAAAAAATGAATACGTTGTTTATTCTGCTCATCTCGATCACATCGGGGTGCATTCAGACTCAACATCACAAGAAGACGTCATCAACAACGGGGCTATGGACAATGCCAGTGGTACGGCCATTATGCTAGAAACGGCGCGTCTATTTTCTGAAAATCCACCCAAGCGCTCCGTTTTATTTGTCGCGGTAACAGGAGAAGAGAAAGGGTTACTCGGTTCAGATTACTTCGCTCAACACCCCACCGTGCCAATTGATCAGTTAGTTGCCAACATCAACTTAGATATGCCTTTGATACTGTACCCTATTGGCGATGTGATCGCTTTTGGTGCAGAGCACTCGACAATGAGCCGATACGTTCAAAATGCAGCCGAAAAAGTCGGCCTACAATTGTCACCAGACCCAATGCCTGAACAAAATATATTCGTTCGCTCCGACCACTATTCGTTTGTTAAACAAGGTGTTCCTTCGGTATTTTTAGTTCCTGGCTTTAAATCGTTAGATGAATCGATCGACGGCGGAAAAATCTTCCAGAAGTTTTTTCACCAGCACTATCATCAGCCCAGCGATGAAGCGACACTGCCGATTGATTACGAGGCAGGGGCTAAGTTTACTCAAGTGAACTACCTTATTGGAACGGAAATAGCCAATAGTGACAACCGACCTAACTGGAATGAAGGTGACTTCTTCGGCGATACCTTCGGTCAAAACAAATAG
- a CDS encoding DUF962 domain-containing protein: MSGQKLLTFQQFWPYYLGEHRSPTCRAWHYLGTAASIAAVLILLVSQQWQWFWLVLIAGYGPAWIGHFQFEKNRPATFRHPVWSLLADYRMFGFALTGRLRQEYQKFNIPFSPQLDD, from the coding sequence ATGAGCGGCCAAAAACTTCTTACATTTCAACAGTTTTGGCCATATTACTTGGGAGAGCATCGCTCTCCCACTTGCCGAGCTTGGCACTACTTAGGAACGGCGGCATCGATTGCCGCGGTTCTTATTTTACTGGTCAGTCAACAATGGCAATGGTTTTGGTTAGTGCTAATCGCAGGGTACGGTCCTGCATGGATTGGCCACTTTCAATTTGAAAAAAACCGTCCCGCGACATTTCGTCATCCAGTCTGGTCTTTATTAGCTGACTATCGAATGTTTGGGTTTGCTTTAACGGGTCGGCTGCGTCAGGAATATCAAAAGTTTAATATCCCCTTCTCGCCCCAGCTCGATGATTAA
- a CDS encoding WD40 repeat domain-containing protein, giving the protein MPNQLAVNIKRFTYSTVVIALFFINSLLLVGCESSESAVEEWPHAAVGMYDASLSDDGRFALVASVNHQAGYWDLQQNKLLFQWRHNDDPESGITVSDISPDGSRALTADKSTFVIWNTTSGKPYGYWQAPADITSAALSDKAKYVLLGLSDGRVVHIDMESGRRLEFTGHRNNRIASVDMSANGVWAFSGAYDGRVVLWNTQSGQPRYVFEHDSRVTLVRLESQGRLAFSSGTRGNAIVWDLESGVERVSLALKPREYVMTAAAFSADGRLLATGAPGRDVRLWSTQNGSLVHQWQVKTRDQWKPSGAIVWAVAFTPDGHIVTEASSGYGQMWRLPSQ; this is encoded by the coding sequence ATGCCAAACCAGCTTGCTGTGAATATTAAACGCTTCACATATTCGACAGTGGTTATCGCCTTATTTTTCATAAACAGCCTGCTCTTAGTGGGATGTGAGTCGTCTGAATCGGCTGTCGAAGAGTGGCCTCATGCTGCTGTAGGCATGTACGATGCGTCGCTCTCGGACGATGGTCGCTTTGCTTTGGTCGCTTCAGTCAACCATCAAGCTGGCTACTGGGATCTGCAACAAAATAAACTGCTGTTTCAGTGGCGTCACAATGATGATCCTGAATCAGGAATTACGGTATCGGACATCTCACCCGATGGCTCTCGTGCCTTGACCGCCGATAAAAGTACCTTTGTCATTTGGAATACCACATCAGGAAAGCCCTATGGGTACTGGCAAGCTCCTGCCGACATTACTTCTGCCGCTCTCTCTGACAAAGCCAAATATGTGTTGCTGGGGCTCAGCGACGGGCGAGTGGTCCATATCGATATGGAGTCCGGTAGACGCTTGGAGTTTACCGGTCATCGAAACAACCGAATTGCCAGCGTTGATATGTCGGCGAATGGAGTTTGGGCATTCTCTGGCGCTTATGATGGAAGAGTCGTCTTGTGGAACACTCAATCGGGTCAGCCTCGCTATGTGTTTGAGCACGATTCACGAGTTACTTTAGTTCGGTTGGAGTCGCAAGGCCGATTAGCATTTTCATCAGGAACTCGCGGTAACGCCATCGTATGGGATTTGGAGTCGGGAGTTGAGCGAGTAAGCTTAGCGTTAAAGCCGCGGGAATATGTGATGACCGCAGCAGCGTTTTCGGCTGATGGTCGCTTGTTAGCGACTGGAGCCCCTGGACGTGATGTACGTCTTTGGTCAACTCAAAACGGCAGTCTTGTGCACCAATGGCAAGTCAAAACTCGAGACCAATGGAAGCCTTCTGGCGCCATTGTTTGGGCAGTAGCCTTTACCCCAGATGGCCATATCGTCACTGAAGCTTCTTCAGGATATGGCCAAATGTGGCGGCTACCAAGTCAGTAG
- a CDS encoding FKBP-type peptidyl-prolyl cis-trans isomerase — protein sequence MKKLIPLAVIGALLAGCQQNTETKTDANAEAKTQSASTAVELKTDIAKQSYAIGAMSAQRISSDEMLKKMNIDFELMAKGFADGLNGNPQLTEAQVQEQLMAFQGAIQAKMHEEQSAKVQPEKDKGAAHIAQLKAEDDSIKATESGLHYKVISTGDSDNKPKATDVVKVHYTGTLIDGTQFDSSVERGEPIDFPLNRVIKGWTEGVQLMSVGDKYRFYIPSDLGYGDRGMPPSIPGGATLIFDVELLNIESTQEAAEKEGDSEVQ from the coding sequence GTGAAAAAACTAATACCACTTGCGGTTATCGGTGCACTTCTCGCCGGCTGCCAGCAAAATACAGAAACAAAAACAGACGCTAACGCAGAAGCCAAAACGCAATCAGCCAGTACCGCTGTTGAATTAAAAACCGACATTGCAAAGCAAAGCTATGCGATTGGCGCTATGTCGGCGCAGCGCATCAGTAGCGACGAAATGCTAAAAAAGATGAACATTGACTTTGAATTAATGGCCAAAGGCTTCGCTGATGGTTTAAACGGTAATCCTCAGTTAACAGAAGCGCAGGTTCAAGAACAATTGATGGCATTTCAAGGCGCCATTCAAGCGAAAATGCACGAAGAGCAATCAGCTAAGGTTCAACCTGAAAAAGATAAAGGCGCGGCACATATTGCTCAGTTAAAAGCAGAAGATGACAGCATCAAAGCGACCGAGTCAGGATTACACTACAAAGTAATTTCGACAGGTGACAGCGACAACAAACCGAAAGCCACCGATGTCGTTAAAGTTCATTACACAGGCACATTAATCGATGGAACTCAATTTGACAGCAGCGTTGAGCGCGGCGAGCCAATTGACTTCCCTCTTAATCGAGTGATCAAAGGCTGGACTGAAGGCGTTCAATTAATGAGCGTTGGCGATAAGTACCGCTTCTACATTCCTTCTGACTTAGGTTACGGTGATCGAGGCATGCCTCCTAGCATTCCTGGTGGTGCAACCTTGATATTTGATGTTGAACTACTGAACATCGAGTCTACTCAAGAAGCCGCAGAAAAAGAAGGCGACAGCGAGGTTCAATAG
- the rsd gene encoding sigma D regulator — MLDSVAQDSRTASVVARWLAERNELLVLYCRLTGKRKDQVLPDKSQINQFCDILIDYVSAGHFEVYEQVVSLCDKKGPQSLQLLEEVFPRISKTTDIVVDFNDKYSDDQANEELMSQLDKDLSKLGEAIASRVELEDQLIDTLAEFH, encoded by the coding sequence ATGCTGGATTCTGTGGCACAGGATTCGAGAACCGCAAGCGTCGTTGCACGTTGGTTAGCGGAAAGGAATGAACTGCTGGTGCTGTATTGCCGACTTACTGGAAAGCGCAAAGATCAGGTTCTTCCCGACAAGTCTCAGATTAATCAATTTTGCGATATACTCATTGACTATGTCTCTGCGGGTCACTTTGAAGTTTATGAACAAGTGGTGAGCTTGTGCGATAAGAAAGGACCGCAGTCTTTGCAGCTGTTGGAAGAAGTATTCCCGCGCATCAGCAAGACAACCGATATCGTGGTCGACTTTAACGACAAATATTCAGACGATCAGGCAAATGAAGAGTTAATGAGTCAGCTTGACAAAGATTTGTCTAAACTGGGTGAAGCCATTGCATCGCGCGTAGAGCTTGAAGATCAGTTGATTGATACGCTTGCTGAATTCCATTAG
- a CDS encoding response regulator produces MNDNLLKPFREILIVDDAFDVRIMLKEILKSLSITQVDEASSKDDLYTKLEHFNYRLVFLDIELSAKKTDENGLSALKYIKANFPNVRVIIISAHHTAENVRQAIVSGADGFVVKPFSIRKITDIIFKYCPSASLRDKAHDGE; encoded by the coding sequence ATGAACGATAATTTATTAAAACCATTTAGAGAAATTCTTATTGTCGATGATGCATTTGATGTTCGAATCATGCTTAAAGAAATTCTTAAATCACTGAGTATCACACAAGTTGACGAAGCATCTTCGAAGGATGATTTGTACACTAAGTTAGAACACTTCAATTATCGGCTGGTATTTCTTGATATTGAACTATCCGCAAAAAAAACCGATGAAAATGGCCTCAGTGCACTCAAATACATCAAAGCCAACTTTCCAAATGTAAGAGTTATTATTATTAGTGCTCATCATACAGCAGAAAATGTTCGCCAAGCTATCGTTAGTGGCGCTGATGGATTTGTCGTGAAACCATTTTCGATACGAAAAATTACCGATATTATTTTCAAGTATTGTCCGAGCGCTTCGCTACGAGATAAAGCTCATGATGGTGAATGA
- a CDS encoding PAS domain-containing sensor histidine kinase encodes MLRNFRFAALQYWVFILFCGLLLLPILIQNVFNLIEFDQERMLEGYVSHKAFVLSLIVLIYPLMRVITLLGQQQTRTSETRRNVAELIDHAADMILITRPNGQIVNANRRACEILGYSVEQLKNMRNLDLDTECTLYRNPRMHQQLFTGQTVTFETHYQSLKGEKIPVENHVSIAGWMEGTYYLEITRDITRRRLVEQELHASKEALERVRNRLESRMQERTQKLVEEVQRRELTEKRIFEIRLLLENLVNSMPSVIIALNDKLRVTQWNLEAEKVFHIPETLAVGQNITHLLPRFKSHIFSLIQQSEKGRKSIKEFFDVELDGKQVKFNVMLYPLSQTTDSNLPGVVIRLDDVTEKVQFDEVLVQTEKMLSLGGLAAGMAHEINNPLGAILQSTQNILRRLSNNFPRNRKIAKTFELDLDAMSEYLENQQIIESLDAIKEAGERAAMIVADMLSFARPSHGESVTLNLVEEMKSAIRLAEKDYDQKRKLDFKQISIKEHYASNLPPIKAQKNKLRQVLLNLLINAAQALASQPDQNTPTISVSISRDAHAIRIDIEDNGPGMDANTRKRVFEPFFTTKPEGQGTGLGLSVSYFIVTEQLAGSLTVDSDVGKGARFTLRIPLPESKQREKQRQTSEQQYQLPLDEM; translated from the coding sequence ATGCTGCGAAATTTTCGATTTGCCGCTTTGCAATATTGGGTATTTATTCTCTTTTGCGGATTATTACTGCTCCCAATACTGATTCAAAACGTCTTTAACCTAATTGAGTTTGATCAAGAGCGCATGCTTGAAGGCTATGTCTCGCACAAAGCCTTTGTGTTATCACTTATCGTTCTCATTTACCCACTGATGAGAGTGATTACATTACTTGGACAGCAGCAAACTCGCACGTCAGAGACTCGTCGTAATGTCGCAGAACTAATCGACCATGCCGCGGATATGATTTTAATCACTCGACCTAATGGGCAAATTGTTAACGCCAATCGTCGTGCTTGCGAGATACTTGGGTACTCGGTTGAACAACTCAAAAACATGCGTAACCTTGATCTTGATACCGAGTGTACTTTGTACCGAAATCCACGCATGCATCAACAGCTGTTTACCGGACAAACGGTGACTTTCGAGACCCATTATCAATCGCTTAAAGGCGAAAAAATTCCAGTTGAAAACCATGTTTCTATCGCCGGTTGGATGGAAGGAACCTACTACTTAGAAATTACACGAGACATCACTCGTCGACGATTAGTGGAGCAAGAATTACATGCTTCAAAAGAAGCACTCGAACGAGTTCGAAACCGGCTTGAAAGCCGAATGCAAGAACGCACACAGAAACTTGTTGAAGAGGTACAACGACGCGAATTAACGGAAAAGAGAATCTTCGAAATTCGTTTATTGCTCGAAAACTTAGTTAACTCGATGCCATCGGTAATCATCGCATTAAACGACAAACTGCGAGTAACTCAATGGAATTTAGAAGCGGAGAAAGTTTTCCATATTCCCGAAACACTGGCCGTTGGGCAAAACATCACTCACCTATTACCACGATTCAAATCTCATATTTTCTCTCTTATTCAACAAAGCGAGAAAGGTCGAAAATCCATTAAAGAATTCTTTGACGTTGAATTAGATGGAAAACAAGTAAAGTTTAACGTCATGTTGTATCCACTGAGCCAAACAACGGATTCTAACCTTCCAGGTGTGGTTATCCGACTGGATGATGTTACTGAAAAAGTGCAGTTTGATGAAGTTCTTGTACAAACTGAAAAAATGCTCTCTTTAGGAGGCCTTGCTGCTGGAATGGCACATGAGATCAATAATCCCCTTGGGGCCATTCTGCAAAGCACTCAAAATATTCTCAGACGACTTTCTAACAACTTTCCACGTAACCGAAAAATCGCTAAAACCTTCGAGTTAGATTTAGACGCAATGAGTGAATATCTAGAGAACCAACAAATAATCGAATCACTGGATGCAATCAAAGAAGCCGGCGAGCGCGCAGCTATGATAGTGGCTGACATGTTGAGTTTCGCTCGACCGAGCCACGGTGAAAGTGTGACTTTAAACCTTGTTGAAGAGATGAAAAGTGCCATTCGACTGGCAGAAAAAGACTATGACCAAAAACGCAAATTGGACTTTAAACAAATTTCAATTAAAGAGCATTACGCTTCAAACTTACCGCCTATTAAAGCTCAGAAGAATAAACTACGCCAGGTTCTTCTCAACCTTTTGATTAATGCCGCTCAAGCACTCGCATCACAACCTGATCAAAACACACCAACGATTAGCGTTAGTATCAGTCGCGATGCGCACGCAATTCGCATCGATATTGAAGACAATGGCCCAGGTATGGATGCCAATACACGCAAACGCGTTTTCGAGCCATTTTTCACAACAAAGCCAGAAGGTCAAGGTACTGGTCTCGGTCTGTCGGTTTCTTATTTTATTGTCACGGAACAACTAGCCGGCAGTCTCACTGTTGATTCAGATGTTGGTAAAGGCGCTCGATTTACTCTTCGCATTCCTCTTCCCGAAAGTAAGCAAAGAGAAAAGCAGCGCCAAACTTCAGAACAGCAATATCAACTGCCTTTAGATGAGATGTAA